The following coding sequences lie in one Fusarium poae strain DAOMC 252244 chromosome 1, whole genome shotgun sequence genomic window:
- a CDS encoding hypothetical protein (TransMembrane:14 (i40-58o70-91i112-139o183-201i213-233o263-284i296-322o352-377i389-408o428-447i459-480o486-504i554-577o589-613i)): MAVATEGQKPGMAKRIFLMLAPDSAKDEDGRDNFNSRSQFVLCAMGGAVGLGNLLRFPSVVFNNYGLQFFIPYFFALFLVGIPILILEITLGQAYRGGCVIAWNNVNHRAKGIGFSMVFNGFSVVGYYVPILAFAMAYFRMSFQSPLPWDGKDTIKFFNEEVVRNVDPVGGEDGGMLHYPGRGIVGETFGWCMMIWAVVWMCTFKGVGLTGRVIYVTMALPLVLIGILAIRSLSLPNASDGFKLYVGMWRSESLQGPGVWQDAFGQMFFSIGVGFGYFTSYASYNNKYANAVQDAFIIALSNSAIEIISALAVMGVVGFLAINPGDVPPLSTFSSGFYYYPEALAQMPGANFFSALFFLTLVLLGLTCVFALAEVLVTMLCDSDLGKRIPRWVISTSVIILGAVTALIYSSEFGFATLDAIDMWVNDIALFVTVWSETYMACTLYRWRDPVDQIGIVSYLVYNAGYVFSLFIGILLGHLVTPAAGAGAGFGIFIACSLISALVGKAPTIPAPRFWGKNAVLSRFWYAAFYSGQQLRRDLNNVISAGGKNWKIHWVWPICLKYVTGPAVALVFSFAYPKFLNTYQNNPPYIYSFVLMHMVVLFIVGAFVVPRFFNILIPAHRLERGDGKYDVAPQMTIDNAPIVNNGGIEEGQADMIQHSNGEGSFEGGKAAFRDDTPRTNPDVARTTQ, encoded by the exons ATGGCTGTAGCCACTGAAGGCCAGAAGCCTGGTATGGCCAAGCGCATCTTCTTGATGCTGGCGCCAGACTCAGCAAAAGACGAAGATGGTCGTGATAACTTCAATTCACGATCTCAATTCGTGCTTTGTGCTATGGGTGGTGCTGTCGGTCTGGGTAACCTTCTTCGTTTCCCCTCCGTCGTCTTCAATAACTATGGTCTTCAATTCTTTATCCCCTACTTCTTCGccctcttcctcgtcggtATTCCCATTCTCATCCTCGAGATTACTCTTGGTCAAGCCTATCGCGGTGGCTGTGTCATTGCATGGAACAACGTCAACCACCGTGCAAAAGGTATCGGTTTTTCCATGGTCTTCAACGGCTTCAGTGTGGTCGGATACTATGTGCCCATCTTGGCTTTCGCCATGGCCTATTTCCGCATGTCGTTCCAGAGCCCTCTGCCTTGGGATGGGAAAGATactattaaattctttaacgAAGAGGTCGTTCGAAATGTCGATCCCGTCGGTGGAGAGGACGGTGGAATGCTACACTATCCTGGCCGCGGTATTGTAGGCGAGACGTTTGGTTGGTGTATGATGATCTGGGCTGTCGTGTGGATGTGTACTTTCAAGGGAGTCGGCCTTACAGGTCGAGTCATCTATGTCACCATGGCCCTGCCTCTCGTCCTCATCGGTATCTTGGCTATACGCTCCCTCTCTCTGCCAAATGCATCTGATGGTTTCAAACTCTATGTCGGTATGTGGCGAAGCGAGTCTCTCCAGGGCCCTGGTGTATGGCAGGACGCTTTTGGTCAGATGTTCTTCTCTATCGGAGTTGGTTTCGGTTACTTCACATCATACGCCTCATACAACAACAAGTACGCCAATGCTGTTCAAGATGCCTTCATCATTGCACTGAGTAACTCGGCCATCGAAATCATCTCTGCTTTGGCCGTCATGGGTGTCGTCGGTTTCTTAGCTATTAACCCTGGCGATGTTCCGCCCTTGTCCACCTTCAGCTCCGGCTTTTACTACTACCCCGAGGCTCTTGCTCAGATGCCTGGAGCCAATTTCTTCTCTGCTCTATTCTTCCTCACATTGGTACTTCTAGGTCTTACATGTGTGTTTGCTCTAGCCGAGGTTCTCGTCACCATGCTTTGCGACAGTGACCTCGGCAAGCGAATTCCTCGCTGGGTCATTTCTACCTCTGTCATCATCCTGGGTGCAGTCACTGCCCTCATCTACAGCAGTGAATTTGGCTTTGCCACACTCGATGCTATTGACATGTGGGTCAACGACATCGCTCTCTTTGTCACTGTATGGTCCGAGACGTACATGGCCTGTACGCTATACAGATGGAGAGACCCTGTTGACCAGATCGGTATCGTCAGCTACCTTGTATACAACGCTGGCTACGTGTTTTCTCTTTTCATCGGTATTCTCCTCGGTCATCTTGTCACTCCTGCTGCTGGTGCGGGTGCTGGTTTTGGTATCTTCATCGCTTGCTCTCTCATCTCAGCTCTTGTCGGCAAAGCCCCTACCATTCCTGCTCCTCGATTCTGGGGCAAGAATGCTGTTCTAAGCCGCTTCTGGTACGCGGCCTTTTACTCG GGCCAACAACTCCGTAGAGATCTTAACAATGTCATCTCTGCTGGGGGCAAGAACTGGAAGATCCACTGGGTCTGGCCCATCTGCCTTAAATATGTCACTGGTCCTGCCGTCGCTTTGGTCTTTTCCTTTGCGTACCCCAAGTTCCTCAACACGTATCAGAATAACCCTCCCTACATCTACAGCTTCGTTCTCATGCATATGGTTGTACTTTTTATCGTTGGTGCTTTCGTTGTACCCCGCTTCTTCAACATTCTCATCCCTGCGCACCGACTGGAGCGTGGTGATGGCAAGTATGATGTTGCACCCCAGATGACCATTGACAACGCACCTATTGTTAATAATGGTGGTATCGAGGAGGGGCAGGCTGATATGATTCAGCATAGCAATGGAGAGGGTAGCTTCGAGGGTGGCAAGGCTGCTTTCAGGGATGATACTCCCAGGACTAATCCTGATGTGGCTCGAACTACACAGTGA
- a CDS encoding hypothetical protein (TransMembrane:1 (o315-334i)): MASVLDHVERSMINDEAGSTPNIDAEKDFVVEGNPFAFMPGQLIKMFSPRSLEAFYRLGGIDGIENGPQTHPTTEPAIERPMMRRRAKVTWSSTTEHSNDCQCHEQQDEELPSTAIDYHPSLAVEVEDVYSHLTKVRARCTKIQHGRCGNNEKNSDLSSEKWDALEAVNRSLLGKDHDLSIASPSISPQLQHFRKLVYDHSLQSRNLRRFSDCLLPLLRREQDLESAEQWMEMMSLSSSLVEILGKNDLVFGEEEKELLDTIDQIETILRELKLWFRRRYKSLSVTKEVTEKQSLVEVIFEYPNNIRHTCTTMPWTIRPALLILWGVCWMFIIFGGAGRPGYEELEALNPLVSPVPAVYDLDDFLDFDIPVTLSDSIVDDPNSRGYGSILDDFAFGNIEMLNDPNNALVFSQTTPRDPNFLCQDLMSRNDAQSAGILGQDSTKTSSAAGIQSSFLGEPLSTDKICASGAAGRVDVIGSDPPATSADERFTKPKPRFMCSNCSQTFVTSFTLSRHQAESHQRPEELFLCPSPRCKRSSANFPFKRHFHLKRHLDKCKHYQQSLQQQDDQTSPRSASAPTPVSHLQYAETDQAVIADERAKRPRPDDEGSDDELLLAQVKKKYRKMEEEVRKKKDEYLNALNGLEALEKAIEVLKAPPKKS; the protein is encoded by the exons ATGGCTTCTGTTTTGGATCATGTTGAAAGGAGCATGATCAATGACGAGGCGGGTTCAACGCCAAATATTGACGCTGAAAAGGATTTTGTGGTTGAAGGAAACCCCTTTGCCTTCATGCCGGGCCAACTCATCAAAATGTTCAGCCCCAGAAGTCTTGAAGCGTTTTACAGGTTAGGCGGCATTGATGGAATTGAAAATGGGCCGCAAACACATCCAACGACTGAGCCTGCCATAGAGCGCCCTATGATGCGTCGAAGGGCGAAAGTAACATGGTCTTCGACAACTGAGCACTCAAACGACTGCCAGTGTCACGAACAGCAGGATGAGGAATTACCTTCGACCGCCATTGACTATCACCCTTCTCTTGCTGTTGAAGTGGAGGATGTCTACTCACACCTAACAAAGGTACGGGCTAGATGCACAAAAATCCAACATGGCCGCTGCGGAAACAACGAGAAGAACTCGGATCTCAGTTCTGAGAAGTGGGATGCCCTAGAGGCCGTAAATCGGTCGCTCTTGGGCAAAGACCACGACCTCTCGATCGCCTCACCGTCAATCAGTCCACAGCTTCAACACTTTAGAAAGCTTGTGTACGATCATTCTCTGCAATCTCGAAACCTACGTCGTTTCAGTGACTGTTTACTTCCTCTTCTGAGGCGTGAGCAGGACCTAGAATCTGCAGAacaatggatggaaatgatGAGTTTGTCCTCTTCCCTTGTGGAGATACTTGGGAAGAACGATTTGGTCTTTggtgaagaggaaaaagaacTCTTGGACACGATCGACCAGATTGAGACCATATTGAGGGAATTGAAGTTATGGTTCAGGCGCAGGTACAAAAGCCTAAGTGTCACAAAGGAAGTGACTGAAAAACAAAGCCTGGTTGAGGTCATATTTGAATACCCCAATAATATCAGGCACACTTGCACAACCATGCCATGGACTATACGTCCCGCGCTGCTGATACTTTGGGGTGTCTGCTGGAtgttcatcatcttcggAGGAGCGGGCCGACCAGGATATGAGGAGCTCGAAGCGCTTAATCCCCTGGTTTCGCCTGTGCCAGCCGTTTATGATCTTGATGATTTCTTGGACTTTGACATTCCAG TTACACTTTCAGACTCGATTGTCGATGATCCCAATAGCAGAGGATATGGCAGCATATTGGACGATTTTGCGTTCGGAAACATTGAGATGTTGAACGATCCCAACAACGCTTTAGTCTTTTCCCAGACCACCCCCCGAGATCCCAACTTCTTATGCCAGGACTTGATGTCTCGAAACGATGCACAAAGCGCGGGTATACTCGGGCAAGATTCTACCAAGACATCGTCAGCTGCTGGTATCCAGAGCTCATTTCTGGGAGAGCCTCTCAGTACCGATAAAATATGCGCCAGTGGTGCCGCAGGCAGAGTCGACGTTATTGGATCTGATCCTCCAGCGACCAGCGCCGATGA AAGGTTTACAAAACCAAAACCCCGGTTTATGTGTTCGAACTGTTCACAAACGTTTGTAACGTCCTTTACCTTATCTCGACATCAAGCAGAGTCTCATCAAAGGCCGGAAGAGTTGTTCCTATGCCCCAGCCCTCGCTGCAAGAGGTCTAGTGCAAACTTCCCTTTCAAGCGTCATTTCCACTTGAAAAGACATCTCGATAAGTGTAAACATTATCAGCAATCTCTTCAACAGCAGGACGATCAAACATCGCCAAGGTCAGCGTCAGCACCAACTCCGGTATCACATCTACAGTATGCAGAGACAGACCAAGCAGTCATAGCTGATGAGAGGGCCAAGAGAccgaggcctgatgatgaagggTCAGATGATGAATTACTGTTGGCACAGGTGAAAAAGAAGTACAGAAAGATGGAAGAAGAGGttaggaagaagaaggatgagtATCTGAATGCTCTGAATGGATTGGAAGCGCTTGAGAAGGCCATTGAAGTCTTGAAAGCCCCTCCGAAAAAGTCTTAG
- a CDS encoding hypothetical protein (TransMembrane:11 (o94-111i123-142o154-173i185-204o216-236i285-309o321-339i351-369o375-397i409-430o442-464i)), translated as MSTEKYPEDLKHTSSIQDGTINDVSTAEALTLCHNAEDIETSPELARALRWKLDLRLMPLLCFTYALQSIDKNTISYAAVFGLREDIGLKGNEFSWTGAIFYLGYLVWEFPTSMFLQRFPINYFMSGTVIAWGAVLMAHGAVHSFPALAAVRTLLGALESAINPGTMLLFSMYYKRTEQPLRMGIWIGSAGIGYIIAGIASFGIGHINSSLTSWRVLFIIWGSITVAWGVLLLFCLPGAPMRAKFLTPDERARVVARVKDNGTGIENKHFKMPQFWEAMFDLKTWLLFLFALTSNSPNGGLSAFQGLIIKGAGFSTLTTTLYQMPSGAVQLIACVLACWGASTIQNSRIPIMLLALVPFLVGVLGLHFIPHSDAYARLACLWMSFSYTATWTLSMAVSVANTAGYTKKITTNAILLIGYCLGNFVGPFFFKTEQAPTYELGVAMMFTCIAIQVASLVGLWVLLWMRNRSRRAYHTEGDENQRRGWEMGLLDKTDLENKHFRYVY; from the exons ATGTCGACAGAAAAATACCCTGAAGATCTCAAACATACATCGTCTATCCAAGACGGTACTATAAACGATGTATCAACCGCCGAAGCCCTGACTCTTTGTCATAATGCGGAGGACATTGAGACGAGTCCTGAACTCGCGCGCGCTTTGAGATGGAAGTTGGATCTTCGACTTATGCCGCTTTTGTGCTTCACGTATGCTTTGCAGTCTATTGATAAGAATACGATTAGCTATGCTGCTGTGTTTGGTCTTAGGGAAGATATTGGTCTGAAAGGGAATGAGTTTTCTTGGACTGGAGCGATTTTTTATCTGGGATATCTTGTGTGGGAATTTCCTACGAGTATGTTCTTGCAGAGATTTCcgattaattactttatgtCTGGAACT GTGATTGCTTGGGGCGCTGTGCTCATGGCTCATGGAGCAGTCCACTCATTCCCGGCCCTGGCAGCCGTCCGAACCCTTCTAGGCGCATTAGAATCTGCTATTAACCCAGGAACTATGCTTCTTTTCAGCATGTACTACAAGCGAACCGAGCAGCCTCTACGAATGGGTATATGGATTGGATCCGCTGGTATAGGGTACATCATCGCCGGAATCGCCAGTTTTGGTATCGGACACATCAATTCCTCGTTGACATCGTGGCGAGTGCTCTTCATCATATGGGGTTCCATCACTGTTGCTTGGGGCGTCTTGCTTTTATTTTGCCTACCCGGTGCTCCGATGCGAGCAAAGTTCCTCACGCCTGACGAAAGAGCACGTGTAGTTGCGAGAGTCAAGGATAATGGAACGGGTATTGAGAATAAGCATTTCAAGATGCCGCAGTTTTGGGAGGCTATGTTTGATCTCAAGACTTGGTTGTTGTTTCTGTTTGCTCTTACGAGTAATTCACCAAACGGCGGACTGTCAGCT TTCCAAGGTCTAATCATTAAAGGTGCTGGATTCAGTACACTTACCACAACACTTTATCAAATGCCTTCTGGTGCAGTTCAACTGATTGCTTGTGTCTTAGCATG CTGGGGAGCTTCAACTATCCAAAATTCTAGAATTCCAATCATGCTACTCGCTCTAGTCCCATTCCTCGTCGGAGTCTTGGGTCTTCACTTTATCCCCCACAGCGACGCCTACGCCCGTCTCGCATGTCTTTGGATGTCCTTCTCCTACACAGCAACATGGACTTTGAGTATGGCCGTTTCAGTGGCTAATACAGCAGGATATACGAAAAAGATCACGACCAATGCGATTCTCTTGATTGGTTACTGTCTCGGTAACTTCGTTGGTCCGTTCTTTTTCAAAACCGAGCAAGCACCGACGTATGAGCTTGGCGTGGCGATGATGTTTACGTGCATTGCTATCCAAGTCGCAAGTCTTGTCGGACTTTGGGTTTTGTTGTGGATGAGAAATAGGTCTAGAAGGGCATATCATACAGAGGGGGACGAGAACCAGAGGAGAGGATGGGAAATGGGTTTGTTGGATAAGACGGATCTTGAGAATAAGCATTTCCGATACGTATACTAG